CTTCACGTCCGCGGGGTAGGCTTGGGCGATCGTCCCGAGCGCGGAAAAGCGATAGTCGCGATCGATGAGGATGCGCGCGTCGGGTGGCGGCAGGAGGTGCTTCCGCGGCCCCAGACAAATGGACCTTAAGCAGTCGGCCGCGCCTTTGACTCTCGTCAGCGCGCCTCCCGTGGCCACGACCCATTTGACGGCGGAAAGATCCTTGCCCTTGACGATCTGCTTTTTCCCCGTCGGCGTGTACAGGTCGGAGATGTGGCCGGCGTGCCTGCGGACCCCCACGTCCACCGCGCGGGCGCAAAGCCACCGGGTCAGTTCCAGCTCGCGCTCGGTCGCGGGCATCGCGCGCAGGTCGCCCATGCGCTCCTCCCAGACCGGGTCGCCCGTCATGTGCACGATGTTGGCCGCGTTGACGAAGACCCCGAGGTCGCCCTCCACCGTGCGCTTGGCACGGGGCTCGGGTTCGGTCGCCTTGTCCTGGTATTCGGGACTGCCGTCGGTGACCGAGTGCACGTCGGTGGTGGCTCCCCCGACGTCGAAGACGAGGCAGTCGCCCAGGGCCTCGGCGAAGAGCTCGGCTCCGCGCAGCACGGCGCCGGGCGTGGGCAGGATGCCCCAGGAGCTCATGCCCGAGAATTTCTCCATGCCAGGCGCGTGAATAATGTGGCGGCCGAAAACCTCGTGGATGGCGCGCCTGAGCGGGTCCACGTTGAGGACGTCGACGTCGGGGAAGACGTTGTCTACTATTATT
This portion of the Actinomycetota bacterium genome encodes:
- a CDS encoding glutamate mutase L; this translates as MPQSIDILTIEVGSTITKANAFAFLSEGGFAHLAQGFAKTSVASGDVGLGVAEAIANLEAAYGGTVGKPETFVNSSAAGGLRMTVHGLTYSMTARAAHEASLGAGAIVKKVTAGALETWELDEIREIKPNIILLAGGVEFGEKTIVLKNAESLASMRLGVPVVYAGNSALHKPIQHLFREAGIEIIIVDNVFPDVDVLNVDPLRRAIHEVFGRHIIHAPGMEKFSGMSSWGILPTPGAVLRGAELFAEALGDCLVFDVGGATTDVHSVTDGSPEYQDKATEPEPRAKRTVEGDLGVFVNAANIVHMTGDPVWEERMGDLRAMPATERELELTRWLCARAVDVGVRRHAGHISDLYTPTGKKQIVKGKDLSAVKWVVATGGALTRVKGAADCLRSICLGPRKHLLPPPDARILIDRDYRFSALGTIAQAYPADVKQTFEAWVETELSRKEKE